gattggtatatatatatatataaaatctttCGAGCTGATTTTGATATTTAAATTGGCTGTTTAAGGTGATCGAATGAACAATTACATATATAAAAAACATTGCCCCCAGCTAAACGCATATGAGCTGATTCTGCCTTAATGAAGTTTTTCAtggatcatcaaaataaatttttcatggatcatcaaaataaattaaaaaaaattaagaagtgCACATAATGATTAACCTGAAAATCTTTATGGATATTTAAATGACAATCTAAATATCCACTACAGGCATTTTATGCTATTAAATATTGAAAGGACATTTctcattttattattaaaaaggtatgataaattaaaaaatatatatatgaaacCAATAACTAAGCTAATATTGTCAttctaaataatattaaaataattttaagcaaaattattttaacaatatTCAAACAGTTTGAATATATAAGCGTTAATCAAAGTTATTCTACAACAATATTTAACcagtatttatttaatttatttagagCAATTACGATGAAACTGCCCTaagtaataataatttttatccaaTATTAAAAAATGCTTACTATAATTATTTTTATGTAAAATTCTTATAATAATATTGAActagtcaaataaataaataatttaagaaGAAAATTTATTAGAGAAGGATGACaacttaatttaacttttaattagaaatacttaatttaaattgatttagcACGACACCAACTGTTGGATCAAATTATATACTAAACCGGTACCCAGATTATGGGGCaataataagcacatatcatCCGGCCAGTGTTTAAATCTCAAAAAGCGTAAGAAATTCATAAATTACTTTTGATAGGGTTTTCAAATTTATCTTTTAGAAATAATCCGATAGTAAGATATAAATATGTGTATATATTAAAGCGATCAAAAGCATCACCAACTTTTGTGGTTGAGTCATTGATATGACAACTAAGGAAAGGATGAAAGGGTACGCCCATGCACCAAACCTGCTTGCCCTGAGGACCTAAGTTTTTAACTTTtgatattttataataatttttttggtattttataatacaattttTTAATATCATAAATTCAGATTAAACATTTAGGTTTGCATCCATTAAATTCAACTGTGTAAATATATCAAGATTTTATATAGGTTTGTTTGAAatctgaagaaaaaaaaaatcttgcatTTGGTTGAAAATAACATGAGGAAGACAGGAAGCTTGACAATGAATGCGAATGAAAAGCTTCCACTTCGGCGCCGTCACTTTCTTCCGCCAAATGTAATGAATGATTCTGGTGCCTCTGTTTCTTCCTCCTCGATTAATTACTCCACCACTAACCTCCTTAAAATCCAGCTTTTACCGAAGCAGCGAAGGGTTGGAGTAGAAGAGGATTAGTTTGAAGAGATCAGGGCGAAAATATGAAGTTGTCTTTGCTCCATAACCAGCCAAATCGCCGCAGCAGTTACCGCCATCAGGATTCAGGACTtggaggaggcggcggcggcggcgcagACTCAGCTTCCCCGTCAGCGAGCGTCCTCCGTTCCCCTACCGCCTCGTTCTGGATCGTCCTCCATGCCTTCTGCTGCGTCATCAGTCTCTTCCTCGGATTCAACTTCTCTCGTCTCGTCTTCGTCCTCCACTTTTCTCCCTCTGTTTACAACACATCCGCCCCCGTCGTCCACACCACTACTACGACCCAGACGCCCTCTCTCTCGCTTGCCTCGCCTCCGCCTTCGCTTCCTCTGCCGGCAGAGGCGTCGCAGAACGAGACGAAGAGCCGCGTCGCGGTGGGGCGGCACGGGATCCGCATCCGACCGTGGGCGCACCCGGACGCGGAGGAGACCATGCGGGCGCACTGGATCATCGAGCGCGTGCAGCGGGAGCAGCGGCTGCAGGACGGCGTGCGGAGTCCCCAGCCGCTCATCGTCGTCACGCCCACCTACGTCCGTACCTGCCAAACGCTCCACCTCACCGGCCTCCTCCACACTCTCCTCCTCGTTCCCTTCCCCCTCACCTGGATCGTCATCGAGGCTGCCCCCGCCGGTCGTCGATCCAATGACACAGCGGCCTTCCTAGCCCGCTCCGGCCTCCACTACCTCCACGTTCACTTCCCCGATCCAATGCCGGAAGACTCACGCTACCGGCGGATCACCGAATCCCGCATGCGGCTCCACTCCCTCAGGTGAATTAATTCTCCCTCCAAATGATCAAAATTGGATTTTGATCGGGAAATGAATATAAAAATTGGATCTTTATTCCACTTTTTATGAAACAGAATGGTGAGAGACCGGGGAATGGACGGCGTCGTGGTGTTCGCTGACGACAGCAATGTGCACAGCATGGAGCTGTTCGACGAGGCGCAGAGAATGAAATGGATGGGCGCCATCTCCATGGGAATCCTCACGCTCAGCGCCGGGCTATCAGGCACGACGGCCGAGGATCGCCACTCCCCTGTGCCAATCAACGGCCCGGCTTGCAACTCCTCCGGCCATTTGGTCGGATGGCACACCTACAACCCCCTGCCCAGCACCGGCGCCACCTTCATCGGCGCCGGCAAGACCGTGCTGCCGGCGAAGATGGAGTGGGCGGGGTTCGTGCTGAACTCGAAGCTGCTGCGGAGAGAGGCTGAGGGGAAGCCTACTTGGGTGAGGAACCTCGACGACGTGGGCAGGAAGGCAGAGGACATCGACAGCCCGCTGTGTCTCTTGGAAGATGCCTCCTTCATAGAGCCGTTGGGAAATTGCGGAAAGAAGGTCCTCCTGTGGTGGCTCCGCTCCGAGGCTCGCCATGACAGCAAGTTCCCAACAGGGTACGTGCCACATGCCCTCCTTTCATTATCATTTCAGAAACTCAACTGTTAAATTTGCGTCTTTTAAATTTCAGATGGACAATAGAGCCGGTTCTGGAAACGACTGTTAGCAACCAAGACTCGAGCAACGATATGTCGACATGGAGCAGACACGTCTCTGAAGATCCAAACtggtgaataataataataataataactaccAAATGGCACCATGGCATGGTTGCTTTGTACTTCAAGTGTTCCGTGAAGCAGCAAGCCGCGCAGCCAACTGAAAGTAATCTGGCATGTTGCGAAGCACTCGACCACCATTAGGATTCAATAGCTCAGGCATCAGCATTGAAGTAGCCCGAGCAGGCGTCTTAATTTCAGCTGAAACAACATGAGTGTCTTTGGGATCTGCTTCTATTTGCTCTTTTCGTGCAATGCTTGCAGGATTTGAAGGATATCTTTCTCTGGACCAAACCTTTTCTTTGGTTCCAACCTGAACTGGTGAGGCTTCATTGTTTCTAGTATCTGGATGAGTAGCTTTCCCCAGCGTCGCCTTCAGAAATAGTTAAGGTTTCGCTTATAACTCAAGAAAATATCAACAGTATAGTTTCAGAATATTTTACACTTGATAGGCGCTCAAGTCTCTTAGAATCCCATCTCACGGAGAACTCTTCCGCAATACTTTGCATCAGCTGcaacttcttttcttttgaaaatgacTTCTCTTGAATTTTATCAATAAACTGGAAACAAAATTAATGAAtattagagaaagaaagaaagagaaattaaTTGATATGTTTTTCGCAAGAAATAATGGCGAAGAACTAACACCTCAGCATTTATAGATGAGTCCATTGAACTCCCATATCTATCATTAAACACACGCCTAAGATCACGCAACTCAGGTAAATCAAAAAATCTTGCAGCAGCATATATTAGAGTTGCTATAGCTTCCATGACTTCTCGAGGACATTCCCTAGAAGAAGAAACATGAAAAATGCATTTAATAATCTAAATCGAAAGTCTTAGCTAGTCCTTCAACTTCCATGTAAGTACACTAAACTGGACAATGAACTTTCTAGTTCAAAGGAGagcaaaatttctaagaaaaggAATATGAACTCATCTAGTAGATCGAGCAAACTTTATTAGTTATTGCAACTCATATAGCAACCTTTGGAGTTTTACAGCTGAAAGTATGACAGTTCTAATACCTCTGCTTCTTCAGGTCTGGAAGATGGTTCAAGATGTATAAACAGTGCTGATCGATTATGTCATAGCATGATGTGTGGTTTATCTCTACCATGAGAGCATCAATCTGTGTCAAGAAGCAAAAGAAGAAACAATCTCAACGATGTTTTTCAAAACTTACAAAAAGGGTTAGAAAATGTAATGCAGCGTAGTACAAATTGATGATTGGAACAATATCGGTTTCACTATGCGGAAATCTTAAACACAAATCCTCCAATTTGAAAATGCTTAGAAAAAGGCGATCTTTCAAGGAGATCTAAAACgaaaagagatcaagaaatgggaGAATCCTAGCGTTTGCCccattaaagaaaagaaaaaggtgaTTTTTGACAATTTATCGAAGGCGAAGAGAAAATCTCACTCTTCCATATGCGTTGGCTTCGTGGTCGGCGGCGATGAGGTCAGCGACGTCCTTCTTGAGCCACCACACCGTGGCCTGCTTCTTATTGCGGATCGGCACAACCCTCGTCCTTATGTTCTTCGCCGAGTGCTTGCTGCAGCCCGATCCATCCATCCGTAATCTCCACCACCATTaacaaaatctccaaatttttaCCAGAAACGCAAATTCTTACCATTTTCTGAAGAATTTTCCGCCTAGAAGTCCACACAACATCGTTCTTCTTCACCTCGACTTCCAATGTCTGCCTCACTTTCTCCCTCTGCCTTTCACGGCTACTGCTGTGAAAAGCGCAAGAACAGATAGAAAGAGGGATGTAGATAACGAGTAGAAAGGAGGCTACTTGCACACCCACAAACACGCAATGGTGGTAATGGCAGTGGCGGTGAGCTGTGGAAGACGAGAAGACGGAGAACGCAGTGAAGAACACGAGCCAGCTGAAACTTTTcgatatttatgtttttttttttgttattcggcaacttaaattaaatcaagtcaagtcaaccgtactaatttattaaatttatatttaaattcaGGAACGGTATTTAAGATCGCGGGAGGGGGAATTTATTACATTTACGTGGTTGGATGCGCGAGCAAAATACAATAATCCTCATTTCAGGGCGGATTCTCCCATCCGATCTTTCAAGGTAAATGGATAATTTCTTCCAGTACAATAGCTTTGAGAATCGATTCcataatttattatagtaaatatGATCAGAACAGAGTCAGGAATTTTATCTCGAGGAGTAAAGTATATGTGTTTACGTGGAAGAGAGATGATCATATCATTATCTTCTATTCATCTCTTTTTTATCCCTATTCTTATACTCATACACTTCTTATAATAAGGGCGGTTAGATGTATAATTTGTGATCTTATCCGGAGGCAATGGAGATGACACGATGAATAAATGGTTCTATCATGATTGGGAGAAGACTTTAAATTGGAGAAAAGGATGGAAACTTGACAATTCTTCCTGCGAATACCAGAGAGAGCAAACGGAACATTAGAGCAAGAATCATGGAGGAGGTTCCTAATGCAGACActtcgacgcttaagtcagtacaGTGGCCgagcgaaaatggagaagatcgaCAATAGTATGCGTGTGCGCGCGTAATGTGAAATGTACTTGGCCACGGAGAGGACCCCTTTTATATTCtctgataacttctgtaataatGAGGCGACACAAAATATCCAATGCCAGAATATGTCGGGCAATGGAAGATGTACAGTTTAAAAAATGCACAGTCATCCTCCGAGGAATCTTCTATTACGTACATGCATATGTATAGTCTTTTATAACTTTCACAATAAATGAGGAGGTTGAGAATGTCTGATGTCAAGTACTGGTAGATGTACAGTCACCCTCACAGGAAGGTTCCATCACAGGTATATGTTGTAGCagtggaatattccctgacaagtACCTGTTATTCTTTGACAAACTATTGCGATTCCTTGACAATGTTGTTCCATGGAGGCAGTCTGACCGTACATATATTTGTTTGGCTGTATGATGAGAGACTGACACATGAGAAGTAGGGACCTAAGTCCTAAATATTAGTTATTATCTCTAAGTGGTGGGCTTAATTGTAAGTTGTGCATATGAGTACAAACCGAAcccattaaagtgatctaacttaggcttattgggtttcggttgttggatgtagaccttgtatgtgtagaacctataaTCCTGTATCTATTATTATCTGTAtgatgataatagatgttcagtatatatatatatatatatatatatatatatatatatatatatatatatatatatatatatatagacttgTAGTCCTGCATCTATTATTATTTATGagctgataatagatgtccactatatatagggttAGGCCCCAAGAGTTTAGGGTGAAATTTTTGACAGAGCTTTTGGTTCTCCATTAACTTAAAGCTTTTCAACGTCGTCGCCCCTAAGCCCTTCGAAGACCTTCCTTTTCTTTCTATTACATCTTTTTCCACAGTGATTATTTCTAGACAACGCTAAAGACAAGGATGACTCTTTAATCAAGTTCCTTGTCATATTTATTTATGTACTTATTTTTCTTGTGTTATGTTTtcgatgaaacgaagatccatgctcacatgttcttatttttcttattttgattgtctagaattcatgcggcttaggttttacaagaactatcaattggtatcagagttaagTTTTTGTTTCATCAATTTCATTGgcaataaagtttaaattttttatcgATTTATTATTTGTATGTTAGATCAAGTTTTTCCTAATTAATACAAATTTTTTGATAGTctcaaattatataaaataaaactagGATAGACTGATTTTTCTAGTTTTTCGTGTTTCTGCGAAGAATATGAAGAACGATGAAAACTgtcataatttaatttaattttaagtaaaattGTGAAGGTTCAATGGATTGTTCTGATCGACTAATCAATTATCAAGTCTAAAATTTTGAATAGAAATGATTAAAATTCAATCGATTAATGACCTTATTGAGACTtatattttaatcaattaaattcctTATAGATCCATTAATGACCTTTCGAGTAATCGTTCATCTACGCCTGCCTGATAATCCGCCAGAGCATCCTGAGAGGCTTTTAATTCAGACTCTTTGGAAGAAATATTtattgggacctttgtgcccgctagagagggggtgaatagcgtctcgtcgcgTGTTCAtcggttgcgtcttgatgatgtgcagcggaatacaagaCAAAAACAACCACAACTCTAACActcggatttacttggtatctacctcaagaagaggtgactaatccaaggatccacacactcgagcactctccactagtaaacaactccttctcggtcgcagctggaggcggagaagcctcgtacaagcacACAAaacactacaacactcacataagaagaagatacaaaaatacaactgaaatacacccttcttcttgcttacttgttgattgttgttgcctcttgaaccttggggatgcaccccaagagccttcaagaactggcggagaagctCGGAGAAGATCACTGAAAAATCACTGTGAGCTCGCAGGAAAAGATCGCACAGATCTGCAGAGAAAACGCTCCGTCCAGgatttaaacagtgctcccaatcgatccaatccatccccaatcgattgccacatcagcaccactccatcgcagccgtccatcgctcgtttcctgcgcaacagtcacttcccaatcgatcgaccgatcgattgggactgcctgaatcgatcgcccaatcgattcagcTCCATTCTGTGTTCTCGCGTCTGCGCGAGAACTCCTACTGCCCAattaatcgaccgatcgattggcagctcccaatcgatcgcctgattgattaggaaagcttctgtgctcgtgatttcatatcctaatcgatcgaccgatcgattggtccTTCCCACAATCACATCACactctaatcgatcgactgatcgattagaccatggttcaatcgatcgcctgatcgattgactAGCCTGAACTTGACCCAAACTCATGTTCAAagcctccaacccaactcctggtcaaccgtgacctgttgggtctccatgcctagtatttggccacacccgaccaacctcgaactagccttctagcctcctccatcagccttgcgtccctcggatatcttcccatccttcatgccttgtct
This genomic stretch from Zingiber officinale cultivar Zhangliang chromosome 7A, Zo_v1.1, whole genome shotgun sequence harbors:
- the LOC122001265 gene encoding probable beta-1,4-xylosyltransferase IRX14; the encoded protein is MKLSLLHNQPNRRSSYRHQDSGLGGGGGGGADSASPSASVLRSPTASFWIVLHAFCCVISLFLGFNFSRLVFVLHFSPSVYNTSAPVVHTTTTTQTPSLSLASPPPSLPLPAEASQNETKSRVAVGRHGIRIRPWAHPDAEETMRAHWIIERVQREQRLQDGVRSPQPLIVVTPTYVRTCQTLHLTGLLHTLLLVPFPLTWIVIEAAPAGRRSNDTAAFLARSGLHYLHVHFPDPMPEDSRYRRITESRMRLHSLRMVRDRGMDGVVVFADDSNVHSMELFDEAQRMKWMGAISMGILTLSAGLSGTTAEDRHSPVPINGPACNSSGHLVGWHTYNPLPSTGATFIGAGKTVLPAKMEWAGFVLNSKLLRREAEGKPTWVRNLDDVGRKAEDIDSPLCLLEDASFIEPLGNCGKKVLLWWLRSEARHDSKFPTGWTIEPVLETTVSNQDSSNDMSTWSRHVSEDPNW
- the LOC121999318 gene encoding uncharacterized protein LOC121999318 encodes the protein MLCGLLGGKFFRKCKHSAKNIRTRVVPIRNKKQATVWWLKKDVADLIAADHEANAYGRIDALMVEINHTSCYDIIDQHCLYILNHLPDLKKQRECPREVMEAIATLIYAAARFFDLPELRDLRRVFNDRYGSSMDSSINAEFIDKIQEKSFSKEKKLQLMQSIAEEFSVRWDSKRLERLSSATLGKATHPDTRNNEASPVQVGTKEKVWSRERYPSNPASIARKEQIEADPKDTHVVSAEIKTPARATSMLMPELLNPNGGRVLRNMPDYFQLAARLAASRNT